DNA sequence from the Merismopedia glauca CCAP 1448/3 genome:
ACATAACCAGTACCGATCACACATACCCGCATAAACTCATTCCTTCAGTAATTTGGTTAGTTCATCAATAAAAGAGATTAATCTTGCACACAATTGAGTAAGATTAACATTGTTTTTTCTAGTCTAATCCCAACTCGAAGTTTGTGGGAAAGTTGTCTCATAATTTTGGTCAATATTAATGTTAAGTTAGTTTTTTTACGCTATTTAATATGATTCCAGGAGAACTAGTTGTACCTAGTGGAGAAATTGAACTCAATAGTGGATTGGTGACGATTAGTCTGAGAGTAGCAAATAAAGGCGATCGCCCCATTCAAGTTGGTTCTCACTTTCATTTTTATGAAGTTAATCCAGCTTTGGAATGCGATCGCCAAGCAGCTAGGGGAATGCGTCTCGATATCCCTTCTGGTACAGCAGTGCGGTTTGAACCAGGGGATGAAAAACAGGTAAACTTAGTCCCGTTTACAGGTAGTCGTCAGGTTTACGGGTTTAATAACTTAGTTGATGGCAATCTTGATTGATTTTATGGTCAGGATTTACCCACAGACACCACAAAAATTTGTAGGGGCGTAACGCGTTACGCCCCTACTTATATCAAACCCGCCCTGCCCTATACAATTAATTTGGCGTAAGTACTTAAAATTTGGCAATCTGCGTCCATCCTAATTGCTTTAATCGGATTTTTAGATTATTTCGATCAACTAAAAAAATGCAACAGATCTAATTCTGTTGCATTGGAAAAGCAAGATATGAGTAGCAAGTAACATTAATAACGAACTATGACTGGTTTTCCCTCGTTGGTATATTCTTAAGATATTCCAGTTATCGCCCTGTTTGCATCCGATAAATGTCATGTTTAGACAATTACATTTGTCACGAAGCAGAATTTAGCTTCTGTAACCAAGATAAAAAAGCATTAGCAACGATCGCAGCTTGAGTGCGATCGCGTAAGTTGAGCCGAGTTAAGATATGGCTGATATGGTTCCTGACTGTACCTTCTGAAAGGAAAAGACTTTGGGCAATTTCTCGATTGCTAGACCCAGTAGCGATGCAAATCAATATTTCTCGCTCTCTAGCCGTCAGTTCAGCCATTCCTGGTGGTAGTTCCGGCTTATCTGGCGCTGTTGTAGACATCTGGGCGATAGTTTTCTCCAGAATCCCTGGCCCAAATTGGGTGTAACCCCTGTGAATCAAACGAATTGACTCGGCTAATTCTTCAGCAGGTGTATCCTTTAAAATGTAACCCTTTGCCCCATAACGAATCGCCTCAGTAATATATTTAGTATCGTCAAAAGTCGTCAAAACTAAAATTTTGGTTCCTGGAAACTCCTGACAGATCCTTTGAGTAGCCGTCACGCCATCCAGCACTGGCATCCGAATATCCATTAAGATTACATCTGGAGGAGATGCCTGTAAGCTTTGCATCAATTCTATAGCCTGTTGACCATTGCTGGCTTCTCCGATAACTTGTAGATCTGGCTTAGTTTCTAATAAAGTCTTTAAGCCTCGACGAACTATTTCTTGATCTTCAACCAATAACAAACGAATCATAAAATATTATATTTTTGGGAAAAAAACGGTAATCCTACAACCCCCACAAGGTTGACTCCTGATTTCTAGGGTTGCACCTAAACTATTCGTGCGTTCTTGCATTCCCTGAAGACCAAACCCAGTCTTACTGTCACCCACCTGGAAGCCCTTACCATTATCCTGAATAATCACCCATAAACCGGATTCTACAGTTTGAATATGGATGTAGACGGCGGTTGCTGCTGCGTGTTTGCAGATATTTGTCAATCCTTCTTGGAGGATACGATAAACAGCCGTATTTATGGCATGAGATAAGGGACGCGATAGAGTAATTTGAGATTGAGGTAAGACGTTGGTAGTGCGGTAAAATTCTTGAATTAGGGAAGCGATCGCCTGTTCCAATACTTTACCTTGCAAGGGGTCTGCTCTCAGTTCTGAGACTGATTCTCGCACTGCTCGTAAAGCTTCTGAACCGAGTTGTTTGGCTTCAGTTAAAAACTCATAGGCTCGATCTGGAGCATCTCGCCACAATGTCAAAGCCGTTTCCATTTGGATATTGAGAGCAACTAGGGCGTGTCCTAAAGAATCATGAATGTCGCGAGCAATTCGATTTCGTTCCTCTAGAGTCGCCATTTCTTCAATCCGGCGGTTAAGTTCTTTTTCTTGCTCTAATGCTTTAACTAGCTGCCCGTGCAATCTACGAATGGTTAATTGATTCTCAACGCGAACTAGTACCTCTTCTACCTGAAATGGCTTAGTAATGTAGTCTACACCACCAACCGTAAAGGCTTTCACTTTATCAAAAACTTCATTGAGAGCGCTGATAAAAATCACCGGAATCTCACGGGTATCGGCGTTAGATTTCAAATTCTCACATACTTCATAACCATTCATTTCTGGCATCGTGATATCGAGCAAAATCAAATCTGGAGGTTGAGCTTGCACCCCCATCAAAGCAGCCGATCCTGTCTTCACGCTTCGCACATCATACCCTTGCTCAGTCAGCATCGCCGAGAGCAAATGCAGGTTTTCCGGCGTATCATCAACAATCAGGATATCTCCTGGGGAACGTTGAGTAGAGTTCATTGGAGAAGAGTTTTTAATTTATCCGTGTTGGGTTATAACGTGCCTCAACCCAACCTACCAGATGGGCGATCGCCTTACTTTAAGGTTTACTACTTTAATAGTATTTGTTTGTGTAGTATTTTATCGTGAAGATCGAAGGGATAGCCGGAGTTTGTCTGGGGATTGACTGGATAAATCGATGAAAAAGCTGAAACTTGGGACTAAATTTAGTTTATTACTCACAATTGCTTTTGTAGCTGCTCTGTTGCTTAGTGGGATAGTTTTGTCTCAAACCATTCAACGCAGAGCAGAAGCAGATATCACGACAAGAGCCGAAATTTTGGCGAGAACGATTAACTCGGTGCGGGAATACACTAGTCAGAATATTCAGCCCCTACTAGCAGCTAAATTAACCACTGAACCCCAATTTATCCGCGAAACTGTACCAGCATTTTCAGCCAGGGAAGTATTTAATCGGTTTCGCGATCGCCCTGAGTATAGTGACTTTTTCTATAAAGAAGCAGCGCCAAATCCTACCAATCCGAGCGATCGCGCTGATGAATTTGAAGCTGAACTGGTAGAAAAGTTCCGCAGTCAGCCTGAGTTGACAAAACTGGATGGCTATCGCCAAAAGGACGGCAAATGGTTATTTTTTGTCACTCGTCCTCTGACACTCAATCGACCAAGCTGTCTGGAATGCCATAGCAGTCCTAAATTAGCCCCTCGCAGCATGATCGCTACATACGGTACGACAGGGGGATTTGGCTGGAAGCTGAATCAAGTCATTGCGGCTCAAACCATTTATGTACCTGTAGATGAAGTAATTACTCAGAGTCAAAAATATCTAGTTTTAGTCATGGGTATTTTTGTGGCGATTTTTGTCCCAGTGATGTGGCTACTCAATCGGTGGCTTAAGCATATGGTGATTTGGCCCATCAAGCAACTAACTAAGATGACTCGCAAAGTCGGCGCTGGAAATTTGGCGACTGAACAAATAAATGTGTTTGACTCTCGGAAAATTCTCAAAGTCACTAGACGCGATGATGAATCAGGAGAACTGGCTCGTGCTTTTCAACATATGGCTTATGAAGTAGCGACACGAGAGGAAAACCTCAGTCAAGCGGTTGAACACCGCACGGCTCAATTAATGGCAGCGATGCAAGAAGCAGAATTTGCCAAAAGCAAGGCTGAAGTCGCTAACCAAACGAAAAGTCTATTTCTCTCGAATATGAGCCATGAATTACGAACCCCGATGAATGCAATCTTGGGTTTTACTCAGTTAATGGTTCGCCAGGGTTCCCTCAATCCTCAGCAACAGGGATATTTAGATACCATCAGTCGAAGTGGAGAACACCTGTTGAAGCTGATTGATGATGTCTTGGAAATGTCGAAGATTGAAGCTGGTAAAACCACCTTGAATGAAAACATTTTCGATCTCTATGGTTTACTCAAGTGGCTACAACAATTATTGATCTTGAAATCGGAATCGAAGGGATTAGAGTTAATTATTGAGCAAACATCTGATTTACCGCACTATATCTATACAGATGAGAGTAAGCTGCGGCAAGTGTTAGTTAATCTGTTGAATAATGCCATTAAATTCACTCACACAGGAAGAGTAACTCTACGAGCGCAAAAACTACCCCAAACCTCTCCACCACGCTTACAGTTTGAAGTTGAAGATACGGGTGTGGGTATTGCTCCTTCAGAACTGGAGCGATTATTTCAACCTTTTGTGCAAACAGAAGCTGGTCGTCAATCTCAAGAAGGAACTGGACTCGGACTAGCAATTAGCCGCAAATTTGTGGAATTAATGCAAGGGGAAATTACAGTTAGCAGCACCCTAGGGAGAGGAACCATCTTTAAATTTCAGATTCAGGTAAAAATGGGAGAAGGTGAAGCGATCGCAACTCCAGCCTTG
Encoded proteins:
- a CDS encoding urease subunit beta yields the protein MIPGELVVPSGEIELNSGLVTISLRVANKGDRPIQVGSHFHFYEVNPALECDRQAARGMRLDIPSGTAVRFEPGDEKQVNLVPFTGSRQVYGFNNLVDGNLD
- a CDS encoding response regulator transcription factor → MIRLLLVEDQEIVRRGLKTLLETKPDLQVIGEASNGQQAIELMQSLQASPPDVILMDIRMPVLDGVTATQRICQEFPGTKILVLTTFDDTKYITEAIRYGAKGYILKDTPAEELAESIRLIHRGYTQFGPGILEKTIAQMSTTAPDKPELPPGMAELTAREREILICIATGSSNREIAQSLFLSEGTVRNHISHILTRLNLRDRTQAAIVANAFLSWLQKLNSAS
- a CDS encoding ATP-binding response regulator encodes the protein MNSTQRSPGDILIVDDTPENLHLLSAMLTEQGYDVRSVKTGSAALMGVQAQPPDLILLDITMPEMNGYEVCENLKSNADTREIPVIFISALNEVFDKVKAFTVGGVDYITKPFQVEEVLVRVENQLTIRRLHGQLVKALEQEKELNRRIEEMATLEERNRIARDIHDSLGHALVALNIQMETALTLWRDAPDRAYEFLTEAKQLGSEALRAVRESVSELRADPLQGKVLEQAIASLIQEFYRTTNVLPQSQITLSRPLSHAINTAVYRILQEGLTNICKHAAATAVYIHIQTVESGLWVIIQDNGKGFQVGDSKTGFGLQGMQERTNSLGATLEIRSQPCGGCRITVFFPKI
- a CDS encoding c-type heme family protein; the protein is MKKLKLGTKFSLLLTIAFVAALLLSGIVLSQTIQRRAEADITTRAEILARTINSVREYTSQNIQPLLAAKLTTEPQFIRETVPAFSAREVFNRFRDRPEYSDFFYKEAAPNPTNPSDRADEFEAELVEKFRSQPELTKLDGYRQKDGKWLFFVTRPLTLNRPSCLECHSSPKLAPRSMIATYGTTGGFGWKLNQVIAAQTIYVPVDEVITQSQKYLVLVMGIFVAIFVPVMWLLNRWLKHMVIWPIKQLTKMTRKVGAGNLATEQINVFDSRKILKVTRRDDESGELARAFQHMAYEVATREENLSQAVEHRTAQLMAAMQEAEFAKSKAEVANQTKSLFLSNMSHELRTPMNAILGFTQLMVRQGSLNPQQQGYLDTISRSGEHLLKLIDDVLEMSKIEAGKTTLNENIFDLYGLLKWLQQLLILKSESKGLELIIEQTSDLPHYIYTDESKLRQVLVNLLNNAIKFTHTGRVTLRAQKLPQTSPPRLQFEVEDTGVGIAPSELERLFQPFVQTEAGRQSQEGTGLGLAISRKFVELMQGEITVSSTLGRGTIFKFQIQVKMGEGEAIATPALNQQVIGLENPDRTYRILIAEDKPENRQLLVELLTPVGFDVREATNGQEAIALCENWSPHLIWMDLRMPVVNGYEAAKRIKSTIAQAPVIIALTGSAFEEDRLIALQNGCDDFVRKPFPTEIIFTKMAEYLGIRYIYTQERGITGDNGVSFQAFQNPVNSVTVPHLTASDFEGMPVDWVKEVYKAANQVNSKSIIHLIAQIPPSYAHLAAPLTRLVNDFDFEEIVRLTNSDSSATY